The following proteins are co-located in the Pseudomonas sp. ATCC 13867 genome:
- the gcl gene encoding glyoxylate carboligase codes for MARMRAIEAAVLVMRREGVDTAFGVPGAAINPMYAAMKKLGGIDHVLARHVEGASHMAEGYTRTTAGNIGVCIGTSGPAGTDMVTGLYSASADSIPILCITGQAPRARMHKEDFQAVDITSIVKPVTKWATTVLEPGQVPYAFQKAFYEMRSGRPGPVLIDLPFDVQMAEIEFDIDAYEPLPVNKPKATRAQAEKALALLNDAERPLICAGGGIINADASDKLVEFAELTGVPVVPTLMGWGTIPDDHPLMAGMCGLQTSHRYGNATVLESDMVLGIGNRWANRHTGSVDVYTAGRKFVHVDIEPTQIGRVFTPDLGIVSDAGSALDVFLEVAREWKAAGKLKDRSAWVDACRERKRTMQRKTHFDNVPVKPQRVYEEMNEFFGKDTCYVSTIGLSQIAGAQFLHVYKPRHWINCGQAGPLGWTIPAALGVVKADPSRQVVALSGDYDFQFMIEELAAGAQFNLPYIHVLVNNSYLGLIRQAQRGFDIDYCVQLAFDNVNAPELNGYGVDHVSVVEGLGCKAIRVFDPNQIGAAFAQARELMQQHRVPVVVEVILERVTNISMGTEINAVNEFEELALKGIDAPTAISLLD; via the coding sequence ATGGCCAGAATGAGAGCAATCGAGGCTGCCGTACTGGTGATGCGTCGCGAAGGTGTCGATACCGCCTTCGGCGTGCCGGGCGCCGCCATCAACCCCATGTATGCGGCCATGAAGAAACTCGGCGGCATCGATCACGTCCTGGCCCGCCACGTCGAAGGCGCGTCGCACATGGCCGAGGGTTACACCCGCACCACCGCCGGCAACATCGGCGTGTGCATCGGCACCTCGGGCCCGGCCGGCACCGACATGGTCACCGGCCTGTACTCGGCCTCCGCCGACTCCATCCCGATTCTCTGCATCACCGGCCAGGCGCCTCGTGCACGCATGCACAAGGAAGACTTCCAGGCCGTGGACATCACCAGCATCGTCAAGCCGGTGACCAAGTGGGCGACCACCGTTCTGGAACCGGGCCAGGTGCCCTATGCCTTCCAGAAGGCCTTCTATGAAATGCGCAGCGGCCGTCCGGGCCCGGTGCTGATCGACCTGCCGTTCGACGTGCAGATGGCCGAGATCGAATTCGACATCGACGCCTACGAGCCGCTGCCGGTGAACAAGCCGAAAGCCACCCGCGCCCAGGCCGAAAAAGCCCTGGCCCTGCTCAACGACGCCGAGCGTCCGCTGATCTGCGCCGGCGGCGGCATCATCAACGCCGATGCCTCCGACAAGCTGGTCGAGTTCGCCGAACTGACCGGCGTACCGGTAGTCCCGACCCTGATGGGCTGGGGCACCATCCCGGATGATCACCCGCTGATGGCCGGCATGTGCGGCCTGCAGACCTCGCACCGCTACGGCAACGCCACCGTCCTGGAGTCGGACATGGTGCTGGGCATCGGCAACCGCTGGGCCAACCGCCACACCGGTTCGGTCGACGTCTACACCGCTGGCCGCAAGTTCGTCCACGTGGACATCGAACCGACCCAGATCGGCCGCGTATTCACCCCGGACCTGGGCATCGTGTCCGACGCCGGCTCCGCTCTGGACGTGTTCCTCGAAGTGGCCCGCGAGTGGAAAGCCGCCGGCAAGCTGAAGGACCGCAGCGCCTGGGTCGACGCCTGCCGCGAGCGCAAGCGCACGATGCAGCGCAAGACCCACTTCGACAACGTGCCGGTCAAGCCGCAGCGCGTCTACGAAGAGATGAACGAGTTCTTCGGCAAGGACACCTGCTACGTCAGCACCATCGGTCTGTCGCAGATCGCCGGCGCGCAGTTCCTGCACGTCTACAAGCCGCGCCACTGGATCAACTGCGGCCAGGCCGGCCCGCTGGGCTGGACCATTCCGGCAGCGCTGGGCGTGGTCAAGGCCGACCCGAGCCGTCAGGTCGTCGCGCTGTCGGGCGACTATGACTTCCAGTTCATGATCGAAGAACTGGCCGCCGGTGCGCAGTTCAACCTGCCGTACATCCACGTACTGGTGAACAACTCTTACCTGGGGCTGATCCGTCAGGCGCAGCGTGGCTTCGACATCGACTACTGCGTGCAACTGGCGTTCGACAATGTCAACGCGCCGGAACTCAACGGCTACGGCGTAGACCACGTCTCCGTGGTCGAGGGCCTGGGCTGTAAGGCGATCCGCGTATTCGACCCGAACCAGATCGGCGCCGCCTTCGCCCAGGCTCGCGAGCTGATGCAACAGCACCGCGTACCGGTTGTGGTGGAAGTCATCCTGGAGCGTGTCACCAACATTTCCATGGGTACCGAGATCAACGCGGTCAACGAGTTCGAGGAACTGGCGCTCAAGGGTATCGACGCGCCGACCGCCATCTCGCTGCTGGATTGA
- a CDS encoding GlcG/HbpS family heme-binding protein — protein MSTISLETALDITRQALAASRELSTAPLTIAVLDAGGHLVTLQREDGASMLRPQIAIGKAWGAVALGKSSRVLAADAQQRPSFIAAVNTLAQGNVVPAPGGVLIRNQANEVIGAIGISGDLSDVDEQCAIRGVQALGLVADAG, from the coding sequence ATGAGCACCATCAGTCTGGAAACCGCGCTGGACATCACCCGCCAGGCCCTGGCCGCCAGTCGCGAACTGTCCACCGCGCCGCTGACCATTGCCGTGCTGGATGCCGGCGGACACCTGGTGACCCTGCAACGGGAGGATGGCGCGAGCATGCTTCGTCCGCAGATCGCCATCGGCAAGGCCTGGGGCGCCGTGGCGCTGGGCAAGTCGTCGCGCGTGCTGGCGGCGGACGCGCAGCAGCGCCCGTCCTTCATCGCGGCGGTGAATACCCTGGCGCAAGGCAACGTGGTGCCGGCGCCGGGCGGCGTGCTGATCCGCAATCAGGCCAATGAAGTGATCGGCGCCATCGGTATCAGCGGCGACCTCTCGGATGTCGACGAGCAGTGCGCGATCCGTGGCGTGCAGGCGCTAGGCCTGGTGGCCGACGCGGGCTGA
- a CDS encoding TetR/AcrR family transcriptional regulator, protein MTSIRERNRRLILRAASEEFAEKGFAATKTSDIAARAGLPKPNVYYYFQTKENLYRCVLESVVEPLLQASAPFREDDEPSEALRAYIRSKVKISQELPHASKVFASELMHGAPHLPKEYLDELNTQAQRNIACLQSWIDRGLLAPVDPHHLLFTIWAATQTYADFDWQISIVTGKTSLSDADFEAATETITRLVLRGTAPDNGGEHKPQGRLRPLPI, encoded by the coding sequence ATGACCAGCATTCGCGAGCGTAACCGGCGCCTGATCCTGCGCGCAGCCAGTGAGGAGTTCGCCGAAAAGGGATTCGCGGCGACCAAGACCAGCGACATCGCCGCTCGCGCCGGCCTGCCCAAGCCCAACGTCTACTACTACTTCCAGACCAAGGAAAATCTCTACCGCTGCGTTCTGGAAAGCGTCGTCGAGCCCTTGCTCCAGGCCTCCGCGCCATTCCGCGAGGATGACGAGCCGAGCGAGGCGCTGCGCGCCTACATCCGCTCCAAGGTGAAGATTTCCCAGGAGCTGCCGCATGCCTCCAAGGTATTCGCCAGCGAACTGATGCACGGCGCGCCGCACCTGCCGAAGGAGTATCTGGACGAACTGAACACCCAGGCGCAGCGCAACATCGCCTGTCTGCAGAGCTGGATCGACCGCGGCCTGCTCGCTCCGGTGGACCCGCATCACCTGCTGTTCACCATCTGGGCGGCGACCCAGACCTACGCCGATTTCGACTGGCAGATCTCGATAGTCACCGGCAAGACCAGCCTCAGCGACGCCGACTTCGAGGCCGCCACCGAGACCATCACCCGCCTGGTACTGCGCGGCACCGCGCCGGACAACGGTGGCGAGCACAAGCCCCAGGGGCGTTTGCGGCCGTTGCCGATCTGA
- the moaA gene encoding GTP 3',8-cyclase MoaA: MPDSQLVDPFGRRITYLRLSVTDRCDFRCTYCMSEDMQFLPRDQVLSLEELEAVADAFIGLGVRRIRITGGEPLVRKGLTGLLAKLGARAELDDLAITTNGSQLRERAAELRAAGVRRLNISLDSLRRERFAAFTRADRLEQVLDGIDAAREAGFERIKLNTVVQKGRNDDEVCELVAFALSKGLDISFIEEMPLGSISSHERKVTLCSSDEVRAHLAGRWSLLPTPERSGGPSRYYRIDGHDSRIGFISPHSNNFCGDCNRVRVTAEGKLVLCLGHEGALDLRRLLREYPGDVARLRAALMEALRLKPERHHFEADQQVQVLRFMSMTGG; encoded by the coding sequence ATGCCTGATTCCCAACTGGTCGATCCTTTCGGCCGACGCATCACCTACCTGCGCCTTTCGGTCACCGACCGCTGCGACTTCCGCTGCACCTACTGCATGAGTGAAGACATGCAGTTCCTGCCGCGCGACCAGGTGTTGAGTCTGGAAGAACTCGAAGCGGTGGCGGATGCCTTCATTGGCCTGGGCGTACGCCGTATTCGCATCACCGGCGGCGAGCCGCTGGTGCGCAAGGGGCTGACCGGTCTGCTGGCGAAGCTGGGCGCCCGCGCGGAACTGGACGATCTGGCCATTACCACCAACGGCTCTCAATTGCGCGAACGCGCCGCCGAGTTGCGCGCCGCGGGTGTGCGTCGTCTGAACATCAGCCTCGACTCCCTGCGCCGCGAGCGTTTCGCCGCCTTCACCCGTGCCGACAGGCTGGAACAGGTTCTCGACGGTATCGACGCCGCGCGCGAGGCGGGTTTCGAGCGGATCAAGCTGAATACCGTGGTGCAGAAGGGGCGCAACGACGACGAAGTCTGCGAGCTGGTGGCCTTTGCCCTGAGCAAGGGGCTGGACATCAGCTTCATCGAGGAAATGCCGCTGGGCAGCATCAGCAGCCACGAGCGCAAGGTCACCCTGTGCAGCAGCGACGAGGTGCGCGCGCACCTGGCCGGGCGCTGGTCGTTGCTGCCGACGCCCGAGCGCAGCGGCGGGCCGTCGCGCTATTACCGCATCGATGGCCACGACAGCCGCATCGGCTTCATTTCTCCGCACAGCAATAACTTCTGCGGCGACTGCAACCGCGTGCGGGTGACCGCCGAGGGCAAGCTGGTGCTGTGCCTGGGCCATGAAGGCGCGCTGGACCTGCGCCGCCTGCTGCGCGAGTACCCGGGCGACGTCGCGCGCCTGCGTGCCGCGCTGATGGAAGCGCTGCGCCTGAAGCCCGAGCGCCATCACTTCGAAGCCGATCAGCAGGTACAGGTGCTGCGGTTCATGAGCATGACCGGCGGCTGA
- a CDS encoding substrate-binding periplasmic protein, protein MKLKAFCWALASIFSTGAMAQTYVVGVENLPFAPHYVTDDQGHYQGFARDLLDLFASSSGITLEYRPLPVDALLPALLSGDVDFKYPDNRDWAPEQKAASSLRYSQPVTQYVDGVLVAPDRVGQGVGALKRLALVEGWTPRGYEAPVQSGQIGIAPSADLRQMIHTALKKQADGAYFNVVVATYYLDNIRARPGALVFDPSLPHTRSTFQLSTVKHGELIERFDRFLVEHAKEVALLKAKYGVEASLDSEHLGVEQWKVDFLERQKARQKAAVSP, encoded by the coding sequence TTGAAGCTCAAGGCTTTTTGCTGGGCGCTTGCCAGCATCTTTTCCACCGGGGCGATGGCGCAGACCTATGTGGTCGGCGTCGAGAACCTGCCATTCGCGCCACACTACGTCACTGACGATCAGGGGCACTACCAGGGGTTTGCCCGCGATCTGCTGGATCTGTTCGCCAGCAGCAGCGGCATCACCCTGGAATACCGCCCGCTGCCGGTGGATGCGCTGTTGCCGGCGCTGCTTTCGGGCGACGTCGATTTCAAGTACCCGGACAACCGTGACTGGGCGCCGGAGCAGAAAGCCGCCAGCTCGCTGCGCTATAGCCAGCCGGTGACCCAGTATGTCGACGGTGTGCTGGTGGCCCCCGATCGCGTGGGGCAGGGTGTCGGGGCGTTGAAGCGGCTGGCGCTGGTGGAGGGCTGGACGCCGCGTGGCTACGAGGCGCCGGTGCAGTCCGGGCAGATCGGCATCGCTCCCAGCGCCGACCTGCGGCAGATGATCCATACCGCGCTGAAGAAGCAGGCCGACGGCGCCTACTTCAATGTGGTGGTCGCGACCTATTACCTGGACAACATTCGCGCGCGCCCTGGTGCGCTGGTGTTCGATCCGTCCCTGCCGCACACCCGCAGCACTTTCCAGCTCTCGACGGTGAAGCACGGCGAGTTGATCGAGCGCTTCGATCGCTTCCTCGTCGAGCACGCCAAGGAGGTTGCGCTGCTCAAGGCCAAGTACGGCGTCGAGGCGAGCCTGGACTCCGAGCATCTGGGTGTCGAGCAATGGAAGGTGGATTTCCTCGAACGGCAGAAGGCCAGGCAGAAAGCGGCGGTCTCGCCCTGA
- a CDS encoding low molecular weight protein tyrosine phosphatase family protein produces MRRALFICSRNRLRSPTAETVFANWPEVETDSAGLAPDADVPLSVEHLDWADLVFVMERRQRQALLRRFPLAMRGKRLVCLDIPDDYRYQQPELVLLLERKAGPFLLREGA; encoded by the coding sequence GTGCGCCGCGCTTTGTTCATCTGCAGCCGCAATCGTTTGCGCAGCCCCACTGCCGAAACCGTCTTCGCCAACTGGCCGGAGGTCGAGACCGACTCCGCCGGGCTGGCGCCGGACGCGGACGTTCCGCTGAGCGTCGAGCACCTGGACTGGGCCGACCTTGTCTTCGTCATGGAGCGCCGACAGCGGCAGGCACTGCTGCGCCGGTTTCCGCTGGCGATGCGCGGTAAACGCTTGGTCTGCCTGGATATCCCCGACGACTACAGGTACCAGCAGCCGGAACTGGTGCTCCTGCTGGAGCGCAAGGCCGGCCCCTTCCTGCTCCGGGAGGGAGCATGA
- a CDS encoding PA2779 family protein: MIITKRVKSLAAVLVLAQLGVVAEIPLAQASMVGTGEVLQAQQQQVDREQLLKMLDDQGVQQKLQSMGVERSKVEQRIKSLSNEELAQFNQQLDQAPAGGIIGIILLFLLIFVITDMLCITHIFTFVRCQR, encoded by the coding sequence ATGATCATAACAAAGCGGGTGAAGAGCCTTGCAGCCGTGTTGGTGCTGGCGCAGTTGGGCGTGGTGGCGGAGATTCCGCTGGCGCAGGCGAGCATGGTCGGTACCGGTGAAGTGCTGCAGGCGCAGCAACAGCAGGTCGACCGTGAGCAACTGCTGAAAATGCTCGATGACCAGGGTGTGCAGCAGAAGCTGCAGTCTATGGGCGTCGAGCGCAGCAAGGTGGAGCAGCGCATCAAGAGCCTCTCCAATGAGGAACTGGCGCAATTCAACCAGCAGCTGGACCAGGCTCCCGCCGGCGGCATCATCGGCATCATCCTGCTGTTCCTGCTGATCTTCGTCATTACCGACATGCTCTGCATTACCCACATCTTTACCTTCGTCCGGTGCCAGCGTTGA
- a CDS encoding PA2778 family cysteine peptidase — protein MALGGCAQAPKLPASVAALPERVELRDVQFFPQQEFQCGPAALATMLNQREVRVTPRQLKDRVFLPQRQGSLQVELVAAAREQGMLVYPLRPRLEDVLSEVAAGNPVLVLQNQGLDWLPVWHFAVVVGFDRQRHELILRSGITERLVIDFTAFDVTWARSKRWAVLTVPADRLPATAQPTAWLRAAHDLEETGQPALAEQAYRTATQAWPQDALGWFALANAQYAGGHLAEAESALRQSVGVRPDFAAGWFNLGNVLGERGCPQQAREAGSCAARLAPADSRFAVAPGGASNAAARCESLPACPGG, from the coding sequence ATGGCGCTCGGCGGCTGCGCGCAGGCGCCGAAGTTGCCGGCCAGCGTGGCGGCGCTACCGGAACGCGTGGAACTGCGTGATGTGCAGTTTTTCCCGCAGCAGGAGTTCCAGTGCGGGCCGGCCGCGCTGGCGACCATGCTCAACCAGCGCGAGGTGCGAGTGACGCCGCGCCAGTTGAAGGATCGCGTCTTCCTTCCGCAGCGCCAGGGCAGCTTGCAAGTGGAGCTGGTGGCGGCGGCGCGGGAGCAGGGCATGCTGGTCTATCCGTTGCGGCCGCGCCTGGAGGATGTGCTGAGCGAAGTGGCAGCGGGCAACCCGGTGCTGGTCCTGCAGAACCAGGGGTTGGACTGGTTGCCGGTGTGGCATTTCGCGGTGGTGGTCGGCTTCGATCGGCAGCGTCACGAGTTGATCCTGCGTTCGGGCATTACCGAGCGGTTGGTGATCGACTTCACCGCCTTCGATGTCACCTGGGCTCGTAGCAAACGCTGGGCGGTACTGACCGTGCCGGCGGATCGCCTGCCGGCCACGGCGCAGCCGACCGCCTGGTTGCGCGCGGCCCATGACCTGGAGGAAACCGGCCAGCCGGCGCTGGCCGAGCAGGCTTACCGCACCGCGACACAGGCCTGGCCACAGGATGCGCTGGGCTGGTTCGCCCTGGCCAATGCGCAGTATGCGGGTGGTCACCTGGCCGAGGCGGAATCGGCTTTGCGGCAGAGCGTGGGCGTGCGTCCCGACTTCGCCGCCGGCTGGTTCAACCTGGGGAACGTGCTGGGTGAGCGGGGTTGCCCGCAGCAGGCGCGCGAGGCGGGTAGCTGTGCGGCCCGTCTGGCGCCGGCGGATTCGCGCTTTGCGGTGGCTCCCGGTGGCGCTTCGAATGCCGCGGCGCGCTGTGAATCGCTGCCGGCCTGCCCGGGCGGCTGA
- a CDS encoding NAD(P)/FAD-dependent oxidoreductase, with protein sequence MPHTPYPSSYYAASANPVPARPELQGEVETDVCVIGAGYTGLSTALFLLENGFKVTVLEAAKVGFGASGRNGGQIVNSYSRDIDVIERTVGAKQAQLLGQMAFEGGRIIRERIAKYNIQCDLKDGGVFAALSAKQMGHLESQKKLWERFGHTQLELMDAKRIREVVATDSYVGGMLDMSGGHIHPLNLALGEAAAVESLGGVIHEQSPAVKIDRGANPVVHTPQGRVKAKFIVVAGNAYLGGLVPELASKSMPCGTQVITTEPLSADLAKTLLPQDYCVEDCNYLLDYYRLTGDNRLIFGGGVVYGARDPSNIEAIIRPKMLKVFPQLKNVKIDFAWTGNFLLTLSRLPQVGRIGDNIYYSQGCSGHGVTYTHLAGKVLAEALRGQAERFDAFADLPHYPFPGGRMFQVPFSAIGAWYYNLRDKLGV encoded by the coding sequence ATGCCGCACACCCCCTACCCCTCTTCCTATTACGCAGCCTCGGCCAACCCGGTCCCGGCCCGTCCTGAACTGCAGGGCGAGGTGGAAACCGACGTCTGCGTGATCGGCGCAGGCTACACCGGCCTGTCCACTGCCCTGTTCCTGCTGGAAAACGGTTTCAAGGTCACCGTACTGGAAGCCGCCAAGGTCGGCTTCGGCGCTTCGGGCCGTAACGGTGGGCAGATCGTCAACAGCTACAGCCGCGACATCGACGTCATCGAACGCACCGTCGGCGCCAAGCAGGCTCAACTGCTGGGCCAGATGGCTTTCGAAGGCGGCCGTATCATTCGCGAGCGCATCGCCAAGTACAACATCCAGTGCGACCTGAAGGACGGCGGCGTATTTGCAGCCCTCAGCGCCAAGCAGATGGGCCACCTGGAGTCCCAGAAGAAACTGTGGGAGCGCTTCGGCCACACCCAGCTGGAACTGATGGACGCCAAGCGCATCCGCGAAGTCGTGGCAACCGACAGCTACGTCGGCGGCATGCTCGACATGAGCGGTGGTCACATCCACCCGCTGAACCTCGCCCTGGGCGAAGCGGCGGCCGTGGAGTCCCTGGGCGGCGTGATCCACGAGCAGTCCCCTGCCGTGAAGATCGACCGTGGTGCCAACCCGGTGGTGCACACCCCGCAAGGCCGCGTGAAGGCCAAGTTCATCGTGGTGGCCGGTAACGCCTACCTCGGCGGCCTGGTGCCGGAGCTGGCGTCCAAGTCCATGCCGTGCGGTACCCAGGTAATCACCACCGAGCCGCTGAGCGCCGACTTGGCCAAGACCCTGCTGCCGCAGGACTACTGTGTCGAGGACTGCAACTACCTGCTCGACTACTACCGTCTGACCGGCGACAACCGCCTGATCTTCGGTGGCGGCGTGGTCTACGGTGCGCGCGATCCGTCGAACATCGAAGCGATCATTCGTCCGAAGATGCTCAAGGTGTTCCCGCAGCTGAAGAACGTGAAAATCGACTTCGCCTGGACCGGCAACTTCCTGCTGACCCTGTCGCGCCTGCCGCAGGTCGGCCGCATCGGCGACAACATCTACTACTCGCAGGGCTGCTCCGGCCACGGCGTGACCTACACCCACCTCGCCGGCAAGGTACTGGCCGAGGCGCTGCGCGGCCAGGCCGAGCGTTTCGACGCCTTCGCCGACCTGCCGCACTACCCGTTCCCGGGTGGCCGCATGTTCCAGGTACCGTTCTCCGCAATCGGCGCCTGGTACTACAACCTGCGCGACAAGCTGGGCGTCTGA
- a CDS encoding DUF4946 domain-containing protein → MGGLRFWLLLGALLASGSAWADMQVVWPEGWSVSRTPEDAAADAPVIRQRGVRMAEDGSQALVMEVTRSRLAADASVNVEKVIVEMRKALQKDFLRQGFQAACSRPQAVKLGGLEGLEVRCGISRNGTEVLKQALQVALGAGAAYSLTYAAPAEHYAALAGEIESVKAGISLR, encoded by the coding sequence ATGGGCGGTCTGCGATTCTGGTTGTTGCTCGGCGCGTTGCTGGCGTCCGGGTCGGCGTGGGCGGACATGCAGGTGGTCTGGCCGGAGGGCTGGAGTGTCTCGCGCACTCCGGAGGATGCGGCGGCCGATGCTCCGGTGATTCGCCAGCGCGGTGTGCGCATGGCAGAGGATGGTTCTCAGGCGTTGGTCATGGAGGTTACGCGTAGCCGTTTGGCTGCCGACGCTTCCGTCAATGTGGAGAAGGTCATCGTCGAGATGCGCAAGGCGCTGCAGAAGGACTTTCTTCGTCAGGGCTTCCAGGCGGCCTGCAGCAGGCCGCAGGCGGTGAAACTGGGCGGCCTTGAGGGGCTGGAGGTGCGCTGTGGTATCAGTCGAAACGGTACCGAGGTGCTGAAGCAGGCGTTGCAGGTGGCGCTGGGAGCTGGGGCGGCCTATTCGCTGACCTATGCGGCGCCGGCGGAGCACTATGCGGCGCTTGCGGGGGAGATTGAGTCGGTCAAGGCGGGGATCAGTCTGCGCTGA